The genomic region CATTGCCATCCATCCTGCCACTCCATATTGCATATGTATTGCTTTCTTTTTGTATATGTGAGGCATTCCGTAAGTAGCATATAATGCTCTATTTCCATGCTCACATATTACTGCAACGTCATTATCTGGTAGGAATTTTGATAGAACTTCAAGATAATCTAAGGGCATTAATATTGCGCCAGGTATATGATGGTCTTCATATTCCTCTGGTGTTCTTACGTCTATTAGAGTTATCTTGTTTTGCTTCCATAATTTCCTTACGGAAGAAGGAGGTAAGCTAAGAATATGTTTGTAATAAGGGGTAGTATATTGCTCTACAACTTGCATAGGGTAAAAATGGTTATTATACTTAAATATCTTTCTTTTAATACTAGTGTTATAAGTTTTTCAAGAATAATAAGAAATTATAAAATTATTTATTTTTAATCAAGTATAGCTTAAAATGTCTTCTTTTCCAGTTATTCTCTTCCTTCCAGCAAATCCCTCTTCTACGTAGTGCCAAAAACTTATCTTTTCTTCTCCATCTTTCCAACATAGGTAAGCAGGCCTTCCATTTATTACTGCAGGAAAATCAAGTATTCCTAAATCCGGATCTCTTATTATTATTCCCTGGGACGTTATTTCCTTAATTATCTTATCTATCTTTTTAGCACCTTCGCTTAATGCCTCTTTCTCTCCTTTGACTAATGCCTCTTCAATTTGCAATCTAGTCTGTCTAAGTTCTTTTATCTTTTCCTTTATCCAGGGGAGTAAAGAATTAGCAGTGTTTAAATCAAAGTAGATCATAAGAAAAAATAGTAAAACTTGAATATTAAGAATGATGAACCTTACAAGGGCTGATTTATGATGTCCTGGCTTTCGCTGATCTAAATGCGTTCCTTATATCTATAATTTCCAGATTATTGTAGGGGCAAGCTTCTACACAATCTCCGCAACCTACACATGAAATCCTATTAGTGTATCCTTTAGATAGTACATCAGTTCTTATAGGTATTTTAACCGGGCAAGCACTTTCACATTGTACAGTTTTACAACTTTTGCAAGTATCTACCGAATCTGCCTTTATCTTAAAGAGAATTTTATTGAATAAACCAGCAA from Acidianus ambivalens harbors:
- a CDS encoding rhodanese-like domain-containing protein; translated protein: MQVVEQYTTPYYKHILSLPPSSVRKLWKQNKITLIDVRTPEEYEDHHIPGAILMPLDYLEVLSKFLPDNDVAVICEHGNRALYATYGMPHIYKKKAIHMQYGVAGWMAMGYEVESGMDENGKKWMKLLDSIES
- a CDS encoding DUF2203 domain-containing protein; amino-acid sequence: MIYFDLNTANSLLPWIKEKIKELRQTRLQIEEALVKGEKEALSEGAKKIDKIIKEITSQGIIIRDPDLGILDFPAVINGRPAYLCWKDGEEKISFWHYVEEGFAGRKRITGKEDILSYT